From Streptomyces sp. TLI_053, a single genomic window includes:
- a CDS encoding lanthionine synthetase LanC family protein, with translation MRADTSLRTAGGTDPVDDGAPAEDRPTGDGPDPDGGRWPGMTRSALAAGSRRADGPDRHADGQDRRDGQDRRVGWRVDVEGFWSTARPTPGELPDEGWKLHVSAASTVGGAVLAAVTEVLAEDPCAFRFATGPAQLHELNSRHSEQGSAGKFITVYPVGEPQFRRLAAALHRATDGLPGPAVLSDRPYRPGSLVHYRYGAIAARAELGNDGGYRSMLRGPDGERVEDVRGASYRIPPWARDPLATDGPRAFDGPRASPGPAPFGPTPPGSPGATDARSVPGPGAGPGTGAGAGYRPGVGRPAPRRRGSGGVLLAGRYVVTGAIRNGAKGGVFLGRDTDGGDEVVVKQARAHIEMDPAGTDARAALRHEAALLARLEGLGLAPRPVELVEQDDSLFLVQERIAGQPLGSWVAARLRRDGSPDVDWAEAGPMAHILLDLVERVHEQGLVLRDLSPGHVLVQPDGSLRLVDLELAAEAGSPAGSSGVPGYRAPEQGPGRLALVPAAGAPVAARRGGGFAGLTAGRGGDGTRTAEPEADLYALGGLFFLLATGHDPLLPEDLPHARPVTERLGRWLALAARCGTTARRLAPAVLGLRAEDPRHRWHPALVRESLAADGSAPSPPALSSPARPAGPDRPVPVREADRLAGTGPTGADDDSLPTGTGTGGRTGTAGAFWHTEPATAPPDRPGPGPAAATRADGRPRGHGHVRTPARSDTARSDTAVLDRVLHDGLRHIAATATPSRRDRLWPVVPAGERADPCNVQHGAAGVLAVLARAAATAGLPEDVRATARATARTAADWIERRCAAEPVVLPGLHFGRSGAAWALLDAARALDDRALAGRAAGLAARIAVEWPNPDVSHGAAGAGFLQLRCAAEELPGSAADGGTAGAAEFLARASRCGHGLLAAARQAPYGAVWPVPQDFDSALAGITRLGFAHGVAGVGAFLLAAAGATGDGALLAGAVEAGRTLAATVRLDPSAAPGRADDDGSPAARWPRSADDPAHVRLTHWCNGSSGAGSFLLRLWRATGDAEARRLALAAGRAVTAGRWHSGVCACHGLAGDGEFLLDLAGATGDPGFRAAAVESGLLIAARAALRDGLLALPDETGTGCAPAYGTGTAGALAFLLRLRHGGPRLWVDPVPFGAPLGTPSDALLGAPSEAPPATPPDVPGAPSDAPDTPPGAPSGRTGPDPDPAGQVDSWT, from the coding sequence ATGCGGGCGGACACATCGCTGCGGACGGCCGGTGGCACGGACCCGGTGGACGACGGCGCACCGGCGGAGGACCGGCCGACGGGCGACGGTCCCGACCCCGACGGCGGCCGGTGGCCCGGGATGACGCGGAGCGCCCTCGCCGCCGGGAGTCGTCGGGCCGACGGACCGGACCGGCACGCCGACGGGCAGGACCGGCGGGACGGGCAGGACCGGCGGGTCGGCTGGCGGGTGGACGTCGAGGGCTTCTGGTCCACCGCCAGACCGACCCCGGGCGAACTCCCCGACGAGGGCTGGAAGCTCCACGTCAGCGCCGCCTCGACGGTCGGGGGCGCGGTGCTCGCGGCCGTCACCGAAGTACTCGCCGAGGACCCCTGCGCGTTCCGGTTCGCGACCGGCCCGGCCCAGCTGCACGAGCTCAACTCGCGTCACAGCGAACAGGGTTCGGCCGGCAAGTTCATCACCGTCTACCCGGTCGGCGAACCGCAGTTCCGGCGGCTGGCCGCCGCGCTGCACCGCGCCACCGACGGCCTGCCCGGACCCGCGGTGCTCTCCGACCGCCCGTACCGGCCCGGCAGCCTGGTCCACTACCGGTACGGCGCCATCGCGGCCCGGGCCGAGCTGGGCAACGACGGCGGCTACCGGTCGATGCTGCGCGGGCCGGACGGCGAGCGGGTCGAGGACGTGCGGGGGGCCTCGTACCGGATCCCGCCGTGGGCCCGGGATCCGCTGGCCACCGACGGACCGCGGGCGTTCGACGGACCGCGGGCCTCCCCCGGACCGGCCCCCTTCGGCCCGACCCCGCCCGGCTCGCCCGGCGCCACCGACGCCCGGTCGGTACCCGGTCCCGGTGCTGGTCCCGGTACTGGTGCTGGTGCCGGGTACCGACCGGGCGTCGGCCGGCCCGCGCCCCGGCGGCGCGGCAGCGGCGGGGTCCTGCTCGCCGGACGCTACGTGGTCACCGGGGCGATCCGGAACGGCGCCAAGGGCGGCGTCTTCCTGGGCCGCGACACCGACGGCGGTGACGAGGTCGTGGTCAAACAGGCCCGCGCGCACATCGAGATGGACCCGGCCGGCACGGACGCGCGCGCCGCCCTGCGGCACGAGGCCGCGCTGCTCGCCCGGCTGGAGGGCCTGGGGCTGGCCCCGAGACCGGTCGAACTCGTCGAACAGGACGACTCGCTCTTCCTGGTGCAGGAACGAATCGCCGGACAGCCGCTCGGCAGCTGGGTCGCGGCCCGGCTGCGCCGCGACGGCAGCCCCGACGTCGACTGGGCCGAGGCAGGACCGATGGCCCACATCCTGCTCGACCTCGTCGAGCGGGTGCACGAACAGGGGCTGGTGCTGCGCGACCTCTCCCCCGGCCATGTGCTCGTCCAGCCGGACGGCTCGCTGCGGCTGGTGGACCTGGAGCTGGCCGCCGAGGCCGGCAGCCCCGCCGGATCGTCCGGCGTGCCCGGCTACCGTGCCCCCGAGCAGGGACCGGGGCGGCTCGCCCTGGTCCCCGCCGCCGGGGCCCCGGTGGCGGCGCGACGCGGCGGCGGGTTCGCCGGCCTGACGGCGGGGCGCGGCGGCGACGGCACCCGCACCGCCGAGCCGGAGGCGGACCTCTACGCGCTGGGCGGGCTGTTCTTCCTGCTCGCCACCGGCCACGACCCGCTGCTGCCCGAGGACCTGCCGCACGCCCGCCCGGTCACCGAGCGGCTCGGCCGCTGGCTCGCCCTCGCCGCCCGCTGCGGCACCACCGCGCGCCGACTGGCTCCGGCCGTCCTCGGCCTGCGCGCCGAGGACCCGCGCCACCGGTGGCACCCCGCCCTGGTCCGGGAGTCCCTCGCGGCCGACGGGAGCGCCCCCTCACCGCCCGCCCTCTCCTCGCCCGCCCGCCCGGCCGGCCCGGACCGCCCGGTGCCGGTGCGGGAGGCCGATCGCCTCGCCGGAACCGGCCCGACCGGGGCCGACGACGACAGCCTCCCGACCGGGACCGGGACCGGCGGTCGGACCGGGACGGCCGGGGCCTTCTGGCACACCGAACCCGCCACTGCTCCCCCGGACCGGCCGGGGCCCGGTCCGGCCGCCGCCACCCGCGCCGACGGGCGCCCCCGCGGCCACGGCCACGTCCGCACCCCCGCCCGGAGCGACACCGCCCGGAGCGACACCGCCGTCCTCGACCGGGTGCTGCACGACGGCCTCCGGCACATCGCCGCCACCGCCACACCCTCGCGCCGGGACCGGCTGTGGCCCGTGGTGCCGGCCGGCGAACGCGCGGACCCCTGCAACGTCCAGCACGGCGCGGCCGGCGTCCTGGCCGTCCTCGCCCGCGCGGCCGCGACCGCCGGGCTGCCGGAGGACGTCCGGGCCACCGCCCGCGCCACCGCCCGGACCGCCGCCGACTGGATCGAGCGCCGCTGCGCCGCCGAACCGGTGGTCCTGCCCGGACTGCACTTCGGACGCTCCGGCGCCGCCTGGGCCCTGCTGGACGCCGCCCGTGCCCTGGACGACCGGGCCCTCGCGGGGCGAGCGGCCGGGCTGGCCGCGCGGATAGCCGTCGAGTGGCCGAACCCGGACGTCAGCCACGGCGCGGCCGGCGCCGGCTTCCTGCAACTCCGCTGCGCCGCCGAGGAGCTGCCGGGATCCGCCGCCGACGGCGGGACGGCCGGGGCGGCGGAGTTCCTCGCCCGGGCGTCGCGGTGCGGCCACGGCCTCCTCGCCGCGGCACGGCAGGCACCCTACGGCGCGGTGTGGCCGGTGCCGCAGGACTTCGACTCCGCGCTCGCCGGGATCACCCGTCTCGGATTCGCCCACGGGGTCGCGGGTGTCGGCGCCTTCCTGCTGGCGGCGGCCGGGGCCACCGGGGACGGCGCGCTGCTCGCCGGCGCCGTCGAGGCCGGCCGCACCCTCGCCGCCACCGTCCGCCTCGACCCGTCGGCCGCGCCGGGGCGGGCCGACGACGACGGCTCCCCCGCCGCCCGGTGGCCGCGGAGCGCCGACGACCCCGCGCACGTCCGCCTGACCCACTGGTGCAACGGCTCCTCCGGCGCCGGCAGCTTCCTGCTGCGGCTGTGGCGCGCCACCGGCGACGCCGAGGCGCGCCGGCTGGCCCTGGCCGCCGGGCGGGCGGTCACCGCGGGGCGCTGGCACAGCGGTGTCTGCGCCTGCCACGGCCTGGCCGGGGACGGGGAGTTCCTGCTCGACCTCGCCGGGGCGACCGGCGATCCGGGGTTCCGCGCCGCGGCCGTCGAGTCGGGCCTGCTGATCGCCGCCCGCGCGGCGCTGCGCGACGGGCTGCTGGCCCTGCCGGACGAGACCGGGACCGGGTGCGCGCCCGCGTACGGCACCGGGACGGCGGGGGCGCTGGCCTTCCTGCTGCGGCTGCGGCACGGCGGTCCGCGGCTCTGGGTGGACCCGGTCCCGTTCGGCGCACCGCTCGGTACGCCGTCCGACGCGCTGCTCGGCGCCCCCTCCGAAGCACCGCCCGCCACACCGCCCGACGTACCGGGCGCACCGTCCGACGCACCGGACACACCGCCCGGCGCACCGTCCGGGCGGACCGGCCCCGATCCCGATCCCGCCGGGCAGGTGGATTCATGGACGTGA
- a CDS encoding Nif3-like dinuclear metal center hexameric protein, with protein MPKLSDVITALEELYPPQWAESWDAVGLVCGDPRAEVRRVLFAVDPVQAVVDEAVEWGADLVVTHHPLYLRGTTTVAATTFKGRVVHTLIRAGIALHVAHTNADHADPGVSDALAEAVGVTVTGPLVPDPTDPLGRRGTGRVGLLEPPLPLAAFAARVAAGLPATAAGVRVSGDPNRLISRVAVCGGSGDSLFAEVRAAGVDAYLTADLRHHPASEAAEAAPIALVDAAHWATEWPWLPLAERALLGTAEKRGWTVETRVSRTVTDPWTAHAPMSFPA; from the coding sequence GTGCCGAAACTGTCCGACGTCATCACCGCCCTCGAAGAGCTGTACCCGCCGCAGTGGGCGGAGTCCTGGGACGCCGTCGGCCTGGTCTGCGGAGACCCCCGGGCCGAGGTCCGCCGCGTGCTGTTCGCCGTCGACCCCGTGCAGGCGGTCGTCGACGAGGCGGTCGAGTGGGGGGCGGACCTGGTGGTCACCCACCACCCGCTGTACCTGCGCGGCACCACCACCGTGGCCGCCACCACCTTCAAGGGCCGGGTCGTGCACACCCTGATCCGCGCCGGGATCGCCCTGCACGTGGCCCACACCAACGCCGACCACGCCGACCCGGGCGTCTCGGACGCGCTCGCCGAGGCGGTCGGCGTGACCGTGACCGGCCCGCTGGTCCCGGACCCGACCGACCCGCTGGGCCGGCGCGGCACCGGACGGGTCGGCCTGCTGGAGCCCCCGCTGCCGCTGGCCGCGTTCGCCGCGCGGGTCGCCGCCGGCCTGCCGGCCACCGCCGCCGGCGTCCGGGTCTCCGGCGACCCGAACCGGCTGATCAGCCGGGTCGCGGTGTGCGGCGGCTCGGGCGACAGCCTGTTCGCCGAGGTGCGCGCGGCGGGCGTCGACGCCTACCTGACCGCCGACCTGCGCCACCACCCGGCCTCCGAGGCCGCCGAGGCGGCGCCGATCGCCCTGGTCGACGCCGCGCACTGGGCCACCGAATGGCCCTGGCTGCCGCTGGCCGAGCGGGCGCTGCTCGGGACCGCCGAGAAGCGCGGGTGGACCGTGGAGACCAGGGTCTCCCGAACGGTCACCGACCCGTGGACCGCGCACGCCCCCATGTCCTTCCCCGCCTGA
- a CDS encoding C4-type zinc ribbon domain-containing protein, with protein MNAAPADQIRLLDLQAFDSKLDQLAHRRRSLPEHAEIDKVNADHTALKDLVVAAQAQHGDTTRELTKAEQDVEQVRSRAARNQQRLDSGAITSPKDLENLQHEIGSLAKRQGDLEDVVLEIMERLESAQTRVTELTARLEHSTVVLTEAEGRRDAAYAEIDAEVEKVRRDREAVAVAVPADLMKVYAKLRETQGGVGAARLFQRRCEGCRTEFSITELNSIKAEPADKVVRCENCSRILVRTADSGV; from the coding sequence TTGAACGCCGCGCCCGCCGACCAGATCCGCCTGCTCGACCTCCAGGCCTTCGACTCCAAGCTCGACCAGCTGGCCCACCGGCGGCGCAGCCTGCCGGAGCACGCCGAGATCGACAAGGTCAACGCCGACCACACCGCCCTGAAGGACCTGGTGGTCGCCGCCCAGGCCCAGCACGGCGACACCACCCGTGAGCTGACCAAGGCCGAGCAGGACGTGGAGCAGGTCCGTTCCCGGGCCGCCCGCAACCAGCAGCGCCTGGACTCCGGCGCGATCACCTCGCCGAAGGACCTGGAGAACCTCCAGCACGAGATCGGTTCGCTGGCCAAGCGCCAGGGCGACCTCGAGGACGTCGTGCTGGAGATCATGGAGCGGCTGGAGTCCGCCCAGACCCGGGTCACCGAGCTGACCGCGCGCCTGGAGCACTCCACCGTCGTGCTGACCGAGGCCGAGGGCCGCCGGGACGCCGCGTACGCCGAGATCGACGCCGAGGTGGAGAAGGTCCGCCGCGACCGCGAGGCCGTCGCCGTCGCCGTCCCGGCCGACCTGATGAAGGTCTACGCCAAGCTGCGCGAGACCCAGGGCGGCGTCGGCGCGGCGCGCCTGTTCCAGCGCCGCTGCGAGGGCTGCCGCACCGAGTTCTCGATCACCGAGCTGAACTCCATCAAGGCCGAGCCGGCCGACAAGGTGGTCCGCTGCGAGAACTGCTCGCGGATCCTGGTCCGCACCGCCGATTCGGGCGTCTGA
- a CDS encoding bifunctional RNase H/acid phosphatase has translation MRRFVVEADGGSRGNPGPAGYGAVVRDGDTGQIIAEAAEFIGHATNNVAEYKGLIAGLRAARAIDPAASVDVRMDSKLVVEQMSGRWKIKHPDMQPLAAEAREVFPRGQVAYSWIPRERNKDADRLANEAMDAGKAGRQWEPRAPRAAAADEPGPPLETAAPKAGWAAPADLGTPTTFVLLRHGETHLTPEKRFSGSGGTDPELSEKGRWQAERAAEALAARGSVQAVVASPMLRTRQTAETVAARLGLEVRYEEGLREVDFGAWEGLTFGEVQERYPEDLAAWLGSARARPTGGGESFTTLTHRVGVARDKVLARYPGKTVLVVSHVSPIKTLVRLALGAPPDSLYRMELSAASICAVQYYADGNASLRLLNDTGHLR, from the coding sequence GTGCGCAGGTTCGTCGTCGAGGCGGACGGCGGTTCCCGGGGGAACCCGGGGCCGGCCGGCTACGGCGCGGTGGTCCGGGACGGCGACACCGGACAGATCATCGCCGAGGCTGCGGAGTTCATCGGCCACGCGACCAACAACGTCGCCGAGTACAAGGGCCTGATCGCCGGCCTCAGGGCGGCCCGGGCGATCGACCCGGCCGCCTCGGTGGACGTCAGGATGGACTCCAAGCTGGTCGTCGAGCAGATGTCCGGCCGGTGGAAGATCAAGCACCCGGACATGCAGCCGCTCGCGGCCGAGGCGCGCGAGGTCTTCCCGCGCGGGCAGGTGGCGTACAGCTGGATCCCGCGCGAGCGGAACAAGGACGCCGACCGGCTGGCCAACGAGGCGATGGACGCGGGCAAGGCGGGCCGCCAGTGGGAGCCCAGGGCTCCCCGGGCGGCCGCCGCCGACGAACCCGGACCGCCGCTGGAGACCGCCGCCCCCAAGGCCGGCTGGGCGGCGCCCGCCGACCTCGGTACCCCGACCACCTTCGTCCTGCTCCGGCACGGCGAGACCCACCTCACCCCGGAGAAGCGGTTCTCCGGCAGCGGCGGCACCGACCCGGAGCTGTCGGAGAAGGGCCGCTGGCAGGCCGAGCGGGCCGCCGAGGCGCTCGCCGCGCGCGGCTCGGTCCAGGCCGTGGTGGCCTCGCCGATGCTGCGCACCCGGCAGACCGCCGAGACCGTGGCCGCCCGGCTGGGCCTGGAGGTCCGCTACGAGGAGGGGCTGCGCGAGGTCGACTTCGGGGCCTGGGAGGGGCTGACCTTCGGCGAGGTCCAGGAGCGGTACCCGGAGGACCTCGCCGCCTGGCTCGGCTCCGCCAGGGCCAGGCCGACCGGCGGCGGTGAGAGCTTCACCACCCTCACCCACCGGGTCGGGGTGGCCCGGGACAAGGTCCTCGCCCGCTACCCGGGGAAGACCGTGCTGGTGGTCTCGCACGTCAGCCCGATCAAGACGCTGGTCCGGCTGGCGCTGGGCGCTCCGCCGGACTCGCTGTACCGGATGGAGCTGTCCGCCGCCTCGATCTGCGCCGTCCAGTACTACGCGGACGGCAACGCCTCGCTGCGGCTGCTCAACGACACCGGGCACCTGCGCTGA
- the yaaA gene encoding peroxide stress protein YaaA has product MLVLLPPSEGKAASGDGVPVALDGLSLPGLTAARARVLETLVGLCRGDEDAAAEVLGLSPGLRGEVARNAGLPTAGAFPAGEVYTGVLFDNLGLATLDEAAHDRAARSLLVFSGLWGAVRIDDRIPPYRCSMGVKLPGLGALGAYWRSATASVLPEVADGLVLDLRSSAYAAAWKPAGELVARTATVRVLQERDGRRTVVSHFNKATKGRLVRDLLVAGAEPKTPGELLDALLGLGHRVEVAAEGTARKPWQLDVVVTEVH; this is encoded by the coding sequence GTGCTGGTCCTGTTGCCGCCCTCGGAGGGGAAGGCCGCGTCCGGGGACGGTGTGCCGGTGGCGCTCGACGGACTGTCGCTGCCCGGGCTGACGGCGGCCCGGGCCCGGGTGCTGGAGACGCTGGTCGGGCTCTGCCGGGGCGACGAGGACGCCGCCGCCGAGGTGCTGGGGCTGAGCCCCGGGCTGCGCGGCGAGGTGGCGCGCAACGCGGGTCTGCCGACGGCGGGCGCGTTCCCCGCCGGGGAGGTGTACACCGGTGTGCTCTTCGACAACCTCGGGCTGGCGACGCTCGACGAGGCCGCCCACGACCGGGCCGCGCGGTCGCTGCTGGTCTTCTCCGGGCTCTGGGGCGCCGTCCGGATCGACGACCGGATCCCGCCCTACCGCTGCTCGATGGGTGTGAAACTCCCCGGACTGGGGGCGCTCGGAGCGTACTGGCGGAGCGCGACGGCGTCCGTGCTGCCGGAGGTGGCCGACGGGCTGGTGCTGGACCTGCGCTCCTCCGCGTACGCGGCGGCCTGGAAGCCCGCCGGTGAGCTCGTCGCCCGGACGGCCACCGTGCGGGTGCTGCAGGAGCGCGACGGCAGGCGCACGGTGGTGAGCCACTTCAACAAGGCCACCAAGGGCCGTCTGGTCCGCGATCTGCTGGTCGCGGGCGCCGAGCCCAAGACGCCCGGCGAGCTGCTGGACGCGCTGCTGGGGCTCGGCCACCGGGTGGAGGTCGCCGCCGAGGGCACCGCGCGCAAGCCGTGGCAGCTGGACGTGGTGGTCACCGAGGTGCACTGA
- a CDS encoding DUF3995 domain-containing protein, whose translation MRAVRTVGTAVAGVLAGTGALHALWTVTPWPLRTPEEFADTVVGTGEGVPPAAACAAVAGLLGAAAYLVAAEAGAVPAVGPARLRRAGVRTVSAVLLTRGAGGLVVFGGGFAERSERFRRLDTRYYSPLCLALGAGAAVVSAAGTRYRERGPVA comes from the coding sequence ATGCGGGCGGTACGGACCGTGGGAACGGCGGTGGCCGGAGTACTGGCGGGCACTGGGGCGCTGCACGCGCTGTGGACGGTGACGCCTTGGCCGCTGCGGACCCCGGAGGAGTTCGCGGACACCGTGGTCGGCACCGGCGAGGGGGTGCCACCGGCGGCGGCGTGCGCGGCGGTGGCGGGACTGCTCGGGGCGGCCGCGTACCTGGTGGCCGCGGAGGCCGGGGCGGTGCCGGCGGTGGGGCCGGCGCGGTTGCGCCGGGCGGGGGTGCGGACGGTGTCGGCGGTGCTGCTGACGCGCGGCGCGGGCGGCCTGGTGGTGTTCGGGGGCGGCTTCGCCGAGCGCTCGGAGCGGTTCCGGCGCCTCGACACCCGGTACTACTCGCCGCTCTGTCTGGCGCTCGGTGCCGGCGCGGCGGTGGTCTCGGCGGCCGGCACGCGTTACCGGGAGCGCGGGCCGGTTGCGTAG
- a CDS encoding RNB domain-containing ribonuclease yields the protein MPRRKLRVKAADSARINAELAELRAALEIRTEWPEAALAEAERAAGSPRLPDHDATGLPLFTVDPPGSRDLDQAMHLAHRPGGGYRVHYAIADVAAFVRPGGAIDEEARRRVQTLYFPDRSVALHPTRLSEDAASLLPGEPRPALLWQLDLDEDGAVVLADLRRAVVRSHRRLDYAAVQRAVDAGGADEQLALLATVGRLREERERERGGISLPVPEQEIEETPRGYVLGYRAPTPADGWNAQISLLTGMAAAELMLDAGVGLLRTLPAAPPAAYERLRRSARALDIDWPDGLPYPELVRSLDPDRPLHAAFLNECTGLLRGAGHRAFDTARGRPAPADPGHAALAAPYAHCTAPLRRLGDRFAQEVCAAVAAGEEPPDWAREALEDVAALMTAGDRRAAEVERACVDLVEAEVLSGRVGEDFPAVVIDVDGKRPGRGTVQLREPAVRARCDRAGTGPGEGADGASPGDGESPGAALPLGGRIAARLTVADPATRTVRFAAL from the coding sequence ATGCCCCGCCGAAAACTGCGCGTCAAGGCCGCCGACTCCGCCCGGATCAACGCCGAACTGGCCGAGCTGCGGGCCGCTCTGGAGATCCGCACCGAATGGCCCGAGGCGGCGCTGGCGGAGGCCGAGCGGGCCGCCGGGTCACCCCGGCTGCCCGACCACGACGCCACCGGGCTGCCGCTGTTCACCGTCGACCCGCCCGGCTCCCGCGACCTCGACCAGGCCATGCACCTCGCCCACCGCCCCGGCGGCGGCTACCGGGTGCACTACGCCATCGCCGACGTCGCCGCCTTCGTCCGCCCCGGCGGGGCGATCGACGAGGAGGCCCGCCGCCGGGTGCAGACCCTGTACTTCCCCGACCGGTCGGTGGCCCTGCACCCCACCCGGCTCTCCGAGGACGCGGCGAGCCTGCTGCCCGGCGAACCCCGCCCCGCGCTGCTCTGGCAGCTCGACCTGGACGAGGACGGCGCCGTCGTCCTCGCCGACCTGCGGCGCGCCGTGGTCCGCTCGCACCGCCGGCTCGACTACGCGGCCGTCCAGCGCGCCGTGGACGCCGGCGGTGCCGACGAGCAGCTCGCCCTGCTCGCCACCGTCGGCCGGCTGCGCGAGGAACGGGAGCGCGAGCGCGGCGGGATCAGCCTGCCCGTGCCCGAGCAGGAGATCGAGGAGACCCCGCGCGGTTACGTCCTCGGCTACCGCGCGCCGACCCCCGCCGACGGCTGGAACGCCCAGATCTCGCTGCTCACCGGCATGGCCGCGGCCGAGCTGATGCTGGACGCCGGGGTCGGTCTGCTCCGCACCCTGCCGGCCGCGCCGCCCGCCGCGTACGAGCGGCTGCGCCGCAGCGCCCGCGCGCTGGACATCGACTGGCCCGACGGCCTGCCGTACCCGGAGCTGGTCCGCTCGCTGGACCCGGACCGCCCGCTGCACGCCGCCTTCCTGAACGAGTGCACCGGCCTGCTGCGGGGCGCCGGTCACCGGGCCTTCGACACCGCCCGGGGCCGTCCCGCGCCCGCCGACCCCGGGCACGCCGCGCTGGCCGCGCCGTACGCGCACTGCACCGCGCCGCTGCGCCGGCTGGGGGACCGGTTCGCCCAGGAGGTCTGCGCGGCGGTCGCGGCGGGCGAGGAGCCGCCGGACTGGGCGCGCGAGGCGCTGGAGGACGTGGCCGCGCTGATGACGGCGGGGGACCGCCGGGCGGCCGAGGTCGAACGGGCCTGCGTGGACCTGGTGGAGGCGGAGGTGCTGTCCGGCCGGGTGGGCGAGGACTTCCCGGCGGTGGTCATCGACGTGGACGGGAAGCGGCCGGGCCGGGGCACCGTCCAGCTCCGCGAGCCGGCCGTCCGGGCCCGCTGCGACCGGGCGGGCACCGGGCCCGGTGAGGGGGCCGACGGGGCGTCACCCGGCGACGGGGAGTCACCCGGCGCCGCCCTGCCGCTGGGCGGCCGGATCGCCGCCCGGCTCACCGTCGCGGACCCCGCCACCCGGACGGTCCGCTTCGCCGCCCTCTGA
- a CDS encoding MFS transporter, with translation MSLFIVGLDNTVVNIALPEIQKDLDAPASGLQWIIDAYTLVLASLLMLFGSLADRFGRRRVFQTGLVVFVLGSLLCSLAPSLGWLVLFRAVQAVGGSMLNPVAMSIITNTFTEPRERARAIGVWGGVVGISMALGPLLGGFLVHAAGWPAIFLINVPVGLLACLLTARYVPESRAPRARRLDPVGQLLMVVLLGCGTAAIIEGPEHGWTSPLILGLAAAAIGALLAFPLWERRVAEPLVDPRFFRSAPFTGATLTAVCAFASLGGFLFLNTIYLQDVRRYSPMEAGLWTLPMAVMMLVCAPLSGRIVGARGPRLPLVLAGLGLIGSGLLLTRLAADSPPALLLAAYGLFGFGFGFVNAPITNSAVSGMPRAQAGVAAAVASTSRQVGQSLGVAVIGTVVVSAVAGPVLTGFAPASHAGWWILVGLGATILVLGLVTTSAWGTATAARVAAHLGAEPPPARPGVREAPPERLP, from the coding sequence ATGAGCCTGTTCATCGTGGGGCTCGACAACACCGTGGTGAACATCGCCCTCCCGGAGATCCAGAAGGACCTGGACGCCCCGGCCTCCGGTCTGCAGTGGATCATCGACGCCTACACCCTGGTGCTGGCCTCGCTGCTGATGCTGTTCGGCTCGCTCGCCGACCGCTTCGGCCGCCGCCGGGTGTTCCAGACCGGCCTGGTGGTCTTCGTGCTCGGCTCGCTGCTCTGCAGCCTGGCGCCGAGCCTGGGGTGGCTGGTGCTGTTCCGGGCGGTCCAGGCGGTGGGCGGTTCGATGCTCAACCCGGTGGCCATGTCGATCATCACCAACACCTTCACCGAGCCGCGGGAACGGGCCCGGGCGATCGGCGTCTGGGGCGGGGTGGTCGGCATCTCGATGGCGCTCGGGCCGCTGCTCGGCGGGTTCCTGGTGCATGCCGCCGGCTGGCCGGCGATCTTCCTGATCAATGTCCCGGTCGGACTGCTGGCCTGCCTGCTGACCGCCCGTTACGTCCCCGAGTCGCGCGCGCCGCGGGCCCGCCGGCTCGACCCGGTGGGGCAGCTGCTGATGGTGGTGCTGCTCGGCTGCGGCACCGCCGCGATCATCGAGGGCCCGGAGCACGGCTGGACCTCCCCGCTGATCCTCGGCCTGGCCGCGGCGGCGATCGGCGCGCTGCTGGCCTTCCCGCTCTGGGAGCGGCGGGTCGCCGAGCCGCTGGTGGACCCGCGGTTCTTCCGCAGTGCGCCGTTCACCGGGGCCACCCTGACCGCGGTCTGCGCCTTCGCCTCGCTCGGCGGGTTCCTCTTCCTCAACACCATCTACCTCCAGGACGTCCGCCGGTACAGCCCGATGGAGGCCGGCCTGTGGACGCTGCCGATGGCGGTGATGATGCTGGTCTGCGCGCCGCTGTCGGGCCGGATCGTCGGTGCCAGGGGCCCCCGGCTGCCGCTGGTGCTGGCGGGTCTGGGCCTGATCGGCAGCGGTCTGCTGCTGACCCGGCTGGCGGCGGACTCCCCGCCGGCGCTGCTGCTCGCGGCGTACGGGCTGTTCGGCTTCGGCTTCGGCTTCGTCAACGCGCCGATCACCAACTCCGCCGTGTCCGGGATGCCGCGGGCCCAGGCGGGGGTGGCGGCGGCCGTCGCCTCGACCAGCCGGCAGGTCGGCCAGTCGCTCGGCGTCGCGGTGATCGGCACCGTGGTCGTCTCGGCGGTGGCCGGCCCGGTGCTCACCGGTTTCGCCCCGGCGAGCCACGCCGGCTGGTGGATCCTGGTGGGGCTCGGTGCGACGATCCTGGTGCTCGGCCTGGTCACCACCTCCGCCTGGGGCACCGCCACCGCGGCCCGGGTGGCCGCCCACCTCGGCGCGGAGCCGCCGCCGGCCCGCCCCGGAGTACGGGAGGCCCCGCCCGAGCGGCTACCATGA
- a CDS encoding Prokaryotic metallothionein — protein sequence MATCVTCGNDYWLAFEIKTVTGDVYTFDSFECAMEKLAPHCEQCSVRIVGHGVEVAGMFFCCAHCARVNGGLGDQIRDAVGTHPG from the coding sequence ATGGCCACCTGCGTCACCTGCGGCAACGACTACTGGCTCGCCTTCGAGATCAAGACCGTCACCGGCGACGTCTACACCTTCGACAGCTTCGAGTGCGCGATGGAGAAGCTCGCCCCGCACTGCGAGCAGTGCAGCGTGCGGATCGTCGGCCACGGCGTCGAGGTGGCTGGGATGTTCTTCTGCTGCGCCCACTGCGCCCGCGTCAACGGCGGTCTCGGCGACCAGATCCGCGACGCCGTCGGCACCCACCCGGGCTGA